The following coding sequences lie in one Mesorhizobium sp. DCY119 genomic window:
- a CDS encoding alpha-D-ribose 1-methylphosphonate 5-triphosphate diphosphatase, translated as MTTETTLTNARIVLADEIVNGSILIRDGKIADISAGAGKTGDDMQGDYIIPGLVELHTDHLEGHYAPRPKVRWNPIASVLAHDAQVATAGITTVFDALRVGMDTDSDITAADMRKLADAIEDSVVNDRLRADHFIHLRCEVSAPDCREAFALFDGDERVKLASLMDHAPGQRQFASFDAYAVYYMGKLKMSEEQFRAYCQKRMAQSAENSAPNRAAIAEACQARGIILASHDDATIAHVDEAISQGIRVAEFPTTMEAAKASKGAGLGVLMGAPNVMRGGSHSGNVSARALAEDGLLDILSSDYIPFSLIQSAFFLGEVVDAISLPQAVAMVSKTPAEAVGLTDRGVIETGRRADLVRVRVDEHVPVVRTVWREGRRVA; from the coding sequence ATGACCACCGAGACGACACTGACAAATGCCCGCATCGTGCTTGCCGACGAAATCGTCAACGGCTCGATCCTGATCCGCGACGGCAAGATCGCCGACATTTCCGCAGGCGCCGGCAAGACCGGCGACGACATGCAGGGCGACTACATCATTCCGGGTCTGGTGGAACTCCACACGGACCATCTCGAAGGCCACTATGCGCCGCGCCCGAAAGTGCGCTGGAACCCGATCGCCTCGGTGCTTGCCCATGACGCGCAGGTCGCCACCGCCGGCATCACCACCGTGTTCGACGCGCTTCGGGTTGGCATGGACACCGACTCCGACATCACCGCCGCCGACATGCGCAAGCTCGCCGACGCCATCGAAGACAGCGTCGTCAACGACCGGCTGCGCGCCGACCACTTCATCCACCTGCGCTGCGAGGTTTCGGCGCCTGACTGCCGCGAGGCGTTCGCGCTTTTCGACGGCGACGAGCGCGTGAAGCTCGCCTCGCTGATGGACCATGCGCCGGGCCAGCGCCAGTTCGCCAGCTTCGACGCCTATGCCGTCTACTACATGGGCAAGCTGAAGATGAGCGAAGAGCAGTTTCGCGCCTATTGCCAGAAGCGCATGGCGCAGTCGGCCGAAAATTCCGCGCCCAACCGCGCCGCGATCGCCGAGGCCTGCCAGGCGCGCGGCATCATCCTCGCCAGCCATGACGACGCGACAATTGCCCATGTCGACGAGGCGATATCGCAAGGCATTCGGGTGGCCGAATTCCCGACCACGATGGAAGCGGCGAAAGCCTCCAAAGGTGCCGGGCTCGGCGTTCTGATGGGCGCGCCCAACGTCATGCGCGGCGGCTCGCATTCGGGCAATGTTTCGGCCCGCGCGCTGGCCGAGGACGGGCTGCTCGACATCCTGTCGTCCGACTACATTCCGTTCAGCCTGATCCAGTCGGCCTTCTTCCTTGGCGAAGTGGTCGACGCGATCTCGCTGCCGCAGGCCGTCGCCATGGTGTCGAAGACGCCGGCCGAAGCCGTCGGCCTCACCGACCGCGGCGTCATCGAGACCGGCCGCCGCGCCGATCTGGTGCGCGTGCGCGTCGACGAGCATGTGCCGGTGGTTCGCACCGTATGGCGCGAAGGGCGCCGCGTCGCATGA